In Roseibium algicola, the DNA window AAAAAAACAATGGCATTCGGATCGATCATATTCTGATGTCTCCGCAGGCCACAGATCGGTTCTCAGGCTGCGGTATCGACAAGCATGTGCGCGGCTGGGAAAAGCCGTCGGATCATGTGCCAGTCTGGGTGAAGCTGGCTGCTTGAGACTGAAACTGCCTCCAGAAATCCAACTCCATTGCTGATGCAGGCGTGAAGCGCGGTGCGTGCCCGGAAACCGGGCTTGCAGTCGGCTGACGTCATGGTAAGCTTTTTTCCATCATGGGATGACGCTCAGCCGACCAACATCCGCGACGGCGACATGCGGAACAGACACACCGGTAACGACTTCGATTGCCGGTCGTTCGGTCTTTACTGTTACCGCATGGTTGTTTTTCGGACTGATTTTGGGTCTGGTTCTTGGGTCAGGCAGCGCGGCTCGGGCGCAAGACGTCTCTTGTACCTGCCGATACCAGGGCGAGAAATACGGCGTAGGTGAATCTATCTGCCTGAAGAGCCCATCCGGGCTGCGAATGGCGACATGTGAAATGGTGCTGAACAACACGTCCTGGCAGATCAGCAACGCGCCTTGCCCACTGACCCAAATTCAAAGCCCTGCGATCGATAAATTCACGACCAAGCGTCCCACAAAACCAACTTATCCGTCAGGTTGAAGATCACTCGCCAGATAACGCAGATTTTCTGAAACCCTGGCACGCTCCTGCTTCGAACCGGAGCAGAGTTGGCACGGCATGTGCGAGAGCCATTGAAGACGGACGATCACACCCACATGGTGTTCAGATCGGTCTCTATGAGCTTGAGGTTATTGTGCGGGCAACTGCTGTGCGGTGAGCACGTCCGGGCGATTTTGCTTCAACCATCCGTCAGCCATTGATCTGGCCATCTGCCTGACAGGCTCGGGCGAAACCGCGAAATACTGCTCGTGCATGGAATGGATCCAGCTGGCATCCGTTCCCTTGGCCTGTTCCCGGGCAACGGTCATCCACATCAGGCCGCGAGCTTTTTTCTTGTCCGACGTACCGAGTGCATAGAGCGTTTCACCAAGGCGTGCCTGGGCACCCACGTGCCCCTTGAGCGCGGCAAGATTGTACCAACGAACGGCCATGCGGCTGTTGTTTTCCTGGTACATGCGGCCAAGTTCATACTGGGCATCGGCATCGCCGAAATAGGACGCGGCATGCGTGAAGATCTGACGGGCACGTGATTCATTCTTGGGCACAGCGCCGTCGATGCCGTTCAGATAGTAGGAACCGAGCGCAACGAAAGCGCTTGAGACGAAGGGAGCATCCGGTGCATCGGGGCGATCTTCCCCGTGCTCACGAACGATCTGACTGTAATATTCGAACGCCTTGAGGTCGTCTTCCTTGACGCCGTCGCCGGAGGCATACATTTCGCCCAGCTTCCAGGCGGCCATGGGCTGACCGTTTTCGGCGGCATACTGCAGCGACCCAAGCGCAGCGGCCTTGTCGCCGGAATAATATTGGCGGGCACCGGCCCGCAGTGCTTCAGACGGGGAAAGATCGTTCGGACCGATCGCCCGTGCAGGCGCCGGCTGACCGTCAAAGGCGGCCACGGGCCCTGTCAGGCCGATCAGGATCAACGCACCGAGCACGGTTCCGGCTCTTCCCATGCGTTGAAGCTTTGTGCTGTTCTTAGGCATCCCAGTCACACTATTATCCGTCGGCAACGAAACAGATCCCCGACGGACTTTCTTGTTTTTTGTCCGCGCCAAGCGCATTTGCTGTCTCTTTGGTCCCAAAAGCATATGCCTGCGGGACCCACTGTTTCGGAGTGGCCTAAATTGGCCGATCATTTCGTCTTAAGTTGGGCCATACGACGCCGAAATAAGACCATTTCCTGACACTTTTGTCCGGACTGTGAACCACTTCAGGAGTTGATCCCGATCTGGTCGTCCCAGACATTAGCGTAACGGGTGACGGGCAAACATGGCCGAACAGGGGCAACGGCGGCAAACCGGGGCCCTGCAAATGACTCTGTCAGTAACTGTTGCGGAATTGGCACATATTGTGACCGCCCCTCTCCCATTCAAGACCCTTATTTCAACACAGGCGGGTTGATGATGTGTTTCCAGATCGGTTTTTTGGGCCCCTGGCTGTTGAAAACGGGGGCTTTTGGCCAATTACCTTTGCCGTTCTATCTTTGTCCTTCAAACTGAGACATGATTCGGTGTAGGTAACAGCGCTGAGTTTGTAGAAACTATGACCCAAGACCCATCAGGCGATACGGAATGAGCGCAAAAGACGATCTGTTTGCAGGCAACGCGGCGGTCTCTGCCCCAATGATACGAGATGAGCCCGCCCCAGCTCCGCAAAAGCCGCGTCCCGTTGCGCCTGTCGCGGTCAGCGACGATTATTCGGCGGCCGACATCGAGGTTCTCGAGGGGCTCGAGCCGGTTCGGCGCCGGCCAGGCATGTATATCGGCGGCACTGACGAAAAGGCGCTGCATCACCTCTTTGCCGAAGTGATCGACAACTCCATGGATGAGGCGGTTGCCGGCCATGCGACGTGGATCGACGTGTCGCTTTCCAGCGATGGCTATCTGACGATCACCGACAACGGCCGCGGTATTCCTGTCGACCCTCACCCGAAGTTCAAGGACAAGTCCGCACTCGAAGTGATCATGACGACGCTGCATGCGGGCGGCAAGTTCGACAGCAAGGTCTATGAGACCTCTGGCGGTCTGCACGGTGTCGGCATTTCCGTGGTCAATGCGCTGTCAGAGGAACTGATTGTAGAGGTCGCACGCAGCCGCAAGCTCTATCGCCAGATTTTCCGCCGCGGTCACGCCCAGGGTCCTCTCGAGCTGGTTGGCGATACCCAGAACAGACGCGGGACCCAGGTCAGCTTCAAACCAGACGATCAAATCTTCGGCAAAGGCGCCAAATTTGTCCCGGCGCGCCTTTTGAAGATGGCACGGTCCAAGGCCTATCTCTTTGGCGGTGTCGAGATCCGCTGGCACTGCGCACCTGAATTGCTGTCTGAAAAGGACGAGACACCGGCTGAGGCCGTGTTTCACTTCCCCGGCGGTCTTCGCGACTTTCTCAACGAGAGACTGACCAAGGAACGCCGTGTCGTCGACGACGTGTTCTTCGGCCGCACCGACAACGCCGGCAAACACGGGTCCGTGGAATGGGCAGTGAGCTGGTTTGCCGGCGACGGCTTTGTCAGTTCCTACTGCAACACCGTGCCGACACCGGAAGGCGGAACTCACGAAGCGGGTTTTCGATATGCCCTGCTGCGCGGCCTCAAGGCATATGGCGAACTGACAAACAACAAGAAGGCATCCATCATCACCGGCGATGATGTGATGACATCAGCCGGCGGAATGCTGTCCGTCTTCATCCGTGAGCCTGAATTCGTCGGCCAGACCAAAGACAAACTGGCGACCAACGAAGCCACGCGCATTGCGGAGACGGCTGTCCGTGATGCATTTGACCATTGGCTGACAGCCTCCCCCAACCAGGCAAACAAGCTTCTGGAGTGGGTTATCGATCGCGCGGATGAGCGCTTGCGCCGTCGCCAGGAAAAAGACGTCGCCCGCAAGACAGCTGTGCGCAAGCTGCGCCTCCCGGGCAAACTTGCCGACTGCTCGGCAAACCAGTCCGATGGCACCGAACTCTTCATCGTGGAGGGTGACTCGGCAGGTGGCTCGGCCAAACAGGCGCGCAACCGTTCCAACCAGGCCGTCTTGCCGTTGCGCGGCAAGATCCTGAACGTCGCAAACGCCGGCCGCGACAAACTCGTTGCCAACCAGCAGCTCGCCGATCTCATCCAGGCCCTTGGCTGCGGCACGCGCTCCCAATACCGGGAAAGTGACCTGCGGTACGAGAAGATCGTCATCATGACGGATGCTGACGTCGACGGCGCCCACATTGCATCACTTTTGATTACTTTCTTTTACCGCGAAATGCCGGAGCTAATCCGTGGCGGCCATCTCTTCCTGGCCGTGCCACCACTCTATCGTCTCAGCCAGGGAGGGAAGACCCTCTATGCACGCGACGATGCCCA includes these proteins:
- a CDS encoding tetratricopeptide repeat protein encodes the protein MPKNSTKLQRMGRAGTVLGALILIGLTGPVAAFDGQPAPARAIGPNDLSPSEALRAGARQYYSGDKAAALGSLQYAAENGQPMAAWKLGEMYASGDGVKEDDLKAFEYYSQIVREHGEDRPDAPDAPFVSSAFVALGSYYLNGIDGAVPKNESRARQIFTHAASYFGDADAQYELGRMYQENNSRMAVRWYNLAALKGHVGAQARLGETLYALGTSDKKKARGLMWMTVAREQAKGTDASWIHSMHEQYFAVSPEPVRQMARSMADGWLKQNRPDVLTAQQLPAQ
- the parE gene encoding DNA topoisomerase IV subunit B, with protein sequence MSAKDDLFAGNAAVSAPMIRDEPAPAPQKPRPVAPVAVSDDYSAADIEVLEGLEPVRRRPGMYIGGTDEKALHHLFAEVIDNSMDEAVAGHATWIDVSLSSDGYLTITDNGRGIPVDPHPKFKDKSALEVIMTTLHAGGKFDSKVYETSGGLHGVGISVVNALSEELIVEVARSRKLYRQIFRRGHAQGPLELVGDTQNRRGTQVSFKPDDQIFGKGAKFVPARLLKMARSKAYLFGGVEIRWHCAPELLSEKDETPAEAVFHFPGGLRDFLNERLTKERRVVDDVFFGRTDNAGKHGSVEWAVSWFAGDGFVSSYCNTVPTPEGGTHEAGFRYALLRGLKAYGELTNNKKASIITGDDVMTSAGGMLSVFIREPEFVGQTKDKLATNEATRIAETAVRDAFDHWLTASPNQANKLLEWVIDRADERLRRRQEKDVARKTAVRKLRLPGKLADCSANQSDGTELFIVEGDSAGGSAKQARNRSNQAVLPLRGKILNVANAGRDKLVANQQLADLIQALGCGTRSQYRESDLRYEKIVIMTDADVDGAHIASLLITFFYREMPELIRGGHLFLAVPPLYRLSQGGKTLYARDDAHKDELMDTVFKGKSKVEIGRFKGLGEMLPAQLKETTMDPSKRTMLKVVVEEEAVTDTNDTVERLMGNKPEARFRFIQDNAEFAEDLDI